In Terriglobales bacterium, the following proteins share a genomic window:
- a CDS encoding oligosaccharide flippase family protein, producing the protein MTQSQNSGTLGTTVPLQSSENNGFDHELSSASKPLSLPALSLPLNHAVPGPIQRCQDLWKSSDFFRKVIETYSTQISLMAVGLITTVAVTRVLGPEGRGLYAVAMAIGVLGVQFGNFGLNSSNTFYVAHDQTLLPTLLANSLLVSTVIGGVGALAAGLFFYFEPQHAPLHGPLLVLGLAWIPIGLAFLLTENLLLGLQQVRVFNKIEFMSKAFSLIFIGMVIFVRRVNPEYVFAANICGLTLSLIWALKALWRLLPDVPRPSLKLLRQHFGLGLKAYIIVFCSFLLLRIDLLMVKYMLGSEQTGYYSVAASMADYILLLPSVIGLILFPRLSAMRDTAEKLRQAKRAAVGTGLALLPVLALAVVLAPITIRLLFGKLFLPASDAFIWLVPGIFALGIETTIVQFLNSMGYPVIVVWIWLTSVILNIGLNFWAIPTFGIKGASAMSSISYSLTLFAVLAVIWKQYRSKPTTAVMAE; encoded by the coding sequence ATGACTCAGTCGCAGAATTCCGGAACGCTGGGCACCACGGTGCCGTTGCAGTCGTCCGAAAATAATGGATTTGATCACGAGCTCAGCTCGGCCTCTAAGCCCTTGTCGCTTCCTGCGCTTAGCTTACCGCTGAACCATGCAGTGCCAGGGCCCATCCAACGCTGCCAGGATTTATGGAAGTCGTCGGATTTTTTCCGCAAGGTCATTGAAACCTACTCGACCCAGATCAGTTTGATGGCAGTTGGGCTGATCACCACCGTAGCTGTCACGCGCGTACTTGGTCCCGAGGGTCGCGGGTTGTATGCGGTGGCAATGGCGATTGGCGTTCTCGGCGTACAGTTTGGAAATTTCGGGCTGAACAGTTCGAACACGTTCTATGTTGCTCACGATCAGACTTTATTGCCCACGCTTCTGGCAAATTCCTTGCTGGTCAGCACTGTAATCGGGGGGGTAGGCGCTCTCGCTGCGGGTCTATTCTTCTATTTCGAGCCTCAACACGCCCCCTTGCATGGTCCTTTACTGGTACTGGGACTAGCTTGGATCCCGATTGGGTTGGCATTTCTCCTTACCGAGAACTTACTTCTCGGCCTGCAGCAGGTACGGGTCTTCAACAAAATTGAATTCATGAGTAAGGCTTTCAGCCTGATCTTCATCGGGATGGTTATCTTTGTTCGCCGGGTCAATCCCGAATATGTATTCGCGGCTAACATATGTGGACTAACCCTAAGTTTGATTTGGGCTCTGAAGGCTTTGTGGCGGCTGCTTCCTGATGTGCCGCGGCCTTCCTTAAAGTTACTGCGGCAGCATTTTGGTCTCGGGCTCAAAGCTTACATCATTGTGTTCTGCAGCTTTCTTCTCCTACGCATTGATCTGCTGATGGTTAAGTACATGCTCGGTTCGGAACAGACGGGCTACTATTCGGTAGCCGCCAGCATGGCAGATTATATTTTGTTGCTGCCTTCTGTTATTGGATTGATCCTCTTTCCCCGTCTATCAGCAATGCGCGATACCGCAGAGAAGCTCCGGCAGGCCAAGAGAGCTGCCGTGGGCACCGGGCTCGCCCTGCTTCCGGTCTTGGCCCTTGCGGTTGTGCTGGCGCCCATTACCATCCGTTTATTGTTTGGCAAATTATTCCTCCCCGCGTCGGATGCCTTTATCTGGTTGGTTCCGGGCATTTTCGCTTTAGGCATTGAGACAACGATTGTGCAGTTTCTGAACAGTATGGGCTATCCAGTGATCGTGGTGTGGATCTGGCTCACCTCCGTGATCCTGAACATCGGTTTAAATTTTTGGGCCATTCCAACGTTTGGCATCAAGGGCGCCTCGGCAATGTCCTCCATTTCGTACTCGCTGACTCTTTTTGCAGTCTTGGCAGTTATTTGGAAACAATATCGCAGTAAACCGACCACCGCAGTAATGGCGGAATAA
- a CDS encoding glycosyltransferase family 4 protein encodes MSAETVYLHVWTGDPGKGRAFVEQRYPGATVMELSHRELRDGGWKGQVRALRSLRGRALVVFFDSIDDCMQLQLVQWSGLLHHCKETVTVDERGHLSVYRRRDWLWMFPKAAISAMADLFVFLSFWFGLNLWRVLARPQQFSSREVSLDVAYLFPYPRENSFAGGAMSHIRGVLRGLAANDATCDIFSAVSLPAEQFSQVRVPSKRKFFVVWEALMLTYGLRFAREVRRHLSGVKPRLLYQRHGRFMIGGAALSWLIGVPLVLEYNASELEMAKHWDPTRFRTWLRLCEEVTLACSALIVVVSEPLRDGLIKRGIPADRILVNPNAVDPDFFHPNCGGKELRQELGISPEEVVGAFVGTFGPWHGIAVLQEAIKELLQDGTAVPLRFLLIGSGGLLQDIRAALAKWEQSGQVIFTGIVTHDRVRAYLDAADILVSPHVPMTDGTPFFGSPTKLFEYMAMGKAIAASRLDQLATVLTHDETAWLVPPADVKELVAAIQLLARDPALRRRLGNDAREAAIARHTWRQNAARMLARTSHAAKEVAQPEPELVAPGR; translated from the coding sequence ATGAGCGCCGAAACCGTCTACTTGCACGTCTGGACAGGTGATCCAGGCAAGGGTCGCGCCTTCGTTGAACAGCGTTATCCGGGGGCAACGGTGATGGAGTTGTCGCACCGCGAACTCAGAGATGGCGGCTGGAAGGGGCAGGTGCGCGCCCTTCGTTCTCTTCGCGGACGTGCTCTGGTGGTGTTTTTCGACTCCATTGACGACTGCATGCAATTACAGCTGGTGCAGTGGTCGGGCTTGCTTCACCACTGTAAAGAAACGGTCACGGTTGACGAACGTGGACACCTGAGCGTCTATCGGCGCCGCGATTGGCTGTGGATGTTTCCTAAAGCCGCGATCAGCGCCATGGCCGACTTGTTTGTTTTTCTGTCCTTTTGGTTTGGACTGAACCTATGGCGAGTTCTCGCCAGGCCGCAGCAGTTCTCGTCGCGTGAAGTTTCACTGGATGTCGCCTACTTGTTTCCTTATCCGCGGGAGAATTCCTTCGCCGGGGGCGCGATGAGTCACATTCGGGGGGTCTTGCGAGGGCTGGCTGCGAACGACGCCACTTGTGATATCTTCTCCGCAGTATCTCTCCCCGCAGAGCAGTTTTCCCAGGTGCGTGTCCCAAGCAAGCGAAAGTTCTTTGTGGTATGGGAAGCCTTGATGCTGACATACGGCTTGCGCTTCGCACGCGAAGTGCGGCGCCACTTATCTGGAGTGAAGCCGCGGCTGCTGTACCAGCGTCATGGCAGGTTCATGATTGGTGGAGCGGCCCTGTCGTGGTTGATCGGAGTGCCTCTGGTGCTTGAATACAATGCCTCCGAATTGGAAATGGCGAAGCACTGGGATCCGACGCGTTTCCGCACTTGGTTGCGATTGTGTGAGGAGGTAACCCTCGCCTGCTCCGCCCTGATTGTGGTGGTCTCGGAACCGTTACGCGACGGCCTGATAAAGCGTGGCATTCCTGCGGACCGCATTCTGGTAAATCCTAATGCCGTAGATCCGGACTTTTTCCATCCCAATTGTGGGGGTAAGGAGTTGCGCCAGGAACTGGGGATCTCCCCGGAGGAAGTGGTAGGTGCCTTCGTCGGCACCTTCGGTCCGTGGCACGGCATTGCTGTTCTACAAGAGGCAATCAAGGAACTTCTGCAAGATGGGACGGCAGTGCCTCTGCGTTTTTTGCTGATTGGCTCCGGTGGACTGCTGCAGGACATCCGCGCGGCTCTTGCAAAATGGGAACAATCCGGCCAGGTCATATTTACAGGGATCGTGACACACGACCGGGTTCGAGCCTATCTGGATGCTGCCGACATTCTGGTCTCCCCCCATGTGCCGATGACGGACGGCACCCCGTTCTTCGGCTCTCCGACCAAACTTTTCGAGTACATGGCAATGGGAAAAGCCATTGCTGCCAGCCGACTGGACCAGTTGGCGACCGTTCTCACGCACGATGAGACTGCATGGCTGGTCCCGCCGGCCGATGTTAAGGAACTAGTCGCCGCCATTCAGTTGCTGGCGCGAGACCCAGCGCTTCGCCGGCGACTGGGAAACGACGCGAGAGAAGCGGCCATCGCACGTCACACCTGGCGGCAAAACGCGGCACGGATGCTCGCCAGAACCTCGCACGCAGCAAAAGAAGTCGCCCAACCGGAACCCGAACTCGTGGCGCCAGGCAGATAA
- the asnB gene encoding asparagine synthase (glutamine-hydrolyzing): protein MCGIAGMAGVADEPLLREMLDRIRYRGPNDSGTYTSDGLSAGDRVALGNNRLSIIDLSASGHQPMCNEDRSVWVAYNGEIYNFQELRAELISDGHHFRSHSDTEVLVHLYEKYGKEMVKHLNGMFAFAIWDTKTKTLFIFRDRMGIKPLYYVQRGERLYFGSEIKALLACPEIKPGLDLWSLQQYLTFSYVPSPNTLFEGVSKLPPAHILTWRKGEITLEPYWDLAAGDYYKESESELAERLAEIIGSATKRQLISDVPVGFFLSGGLDSSTLVAAAAQFHGARLRCYSIGFQEQHAQLEQCTEDARYARLVANHFDAEFHELVVQPDVINLLPRVIWHLDDLIADHAAIATYLICREARPDVTVLLSGQGADEIFGGYRVHLGDRLSKWLRLIPAFARRGLRSSLASLGSKKASIPGVQPGFVLAASRYADRLLRTSELQPREQYTALRSYFTEQEMHALVTPELRADSAGLRLGSTFSDYFDAAAGQDFLNQMLYVDAKTFLAEFNLCYSDRLSMACSLEVRVPFLDNEIVDFMGRVPPTMKIKGLTQKHILRKAMKGRLPKAVLRRRKAGFGLPARSWLRNELREMVGDLLSPERVRRRGLFNPAVISNFIEMNNSGKRDYTMQLWALLSLELWQETFVDQTSSKPMESMFV from the coding sequence ATGTGTGGCATTGCAGGAATGGCGGGTGTTGCCGATGAACCTCTCCTAAGAGAGATGCTCGACCGGATCCGCTATCGTGGACCGAACGATTCCGGGACCTACACGTCGGACGGTCTCTCGGCAGGAGATCGCGTTGCTTTGGGCAACAATCGCCTTAGCATCATTGACCTCAGCGCGTCCGGCCATCAGCCGATGTGCAATGAGGATCGCTCCGTATGGGTGGCCTACAACGGGGAAATCTATAACTTTCAGGAATTACGCGCAGAGCTGATTTCTGACGGCCACCACTTCCGCTCGCACAGCGATACCGAAGTTCTGGTTCACCTTTACGAAAAGTACGGCAAGGAAATGGTGAAACATCTGAATGGCATGTTTGCCTTTGCCATTTGGGATACCAAGACAAAGACCCTGTTCATTTTCCGCGACCGGATGGGAATAAAGCCGCTCTATTATGTTCAGCGCGGTGAGCGGCTCTATTTTGGTTCGGAGATTAAGGCACTGCTGGCGTGCCCTGAGATAAAGCCTGGTTTGGATCTCTGGTCACTGCAGCAATATCTGACGTTTTCCTATGTTCCCAGCCCGAACACTCTTTTCGAGGGCGTGTCCAAACTGCCTCCCGCGCACATTTTGACGTGGCGGAAGGGAGAAATCACTCTAGAACCTTACTGGGACCTGGCAGCGGGAGACTATTACAAAGAATCAGAGTCTGAGCTTGCTGAACGTCTTGCCGAAATTATCGGGTCTGCCACAAAGCGCCAGCTGATAAGTGACGTTCCGGTAGGGTTTTTCTTAAGTGGTGGGCTCGATTCCAGCACCTTGGTGGCTGCCGCCGCTCAATTCCACGGCGCTCGTCTACGCTGCTACAGCATCGGCTTTCAGGAACAGCACGCCCAACTGGAGCAGTGCACAGAGGATGCCCGCTACGCTCGACTGGTAGCCAACCACTTTGACGCCGAGTTTCATGAGCTTGTGGTCCAGCCGGATGTCATTAATCTGTTGCCGCGCGTCATCTGGCATCTCGATGATTTAATCGCGGACCACGCCGCCATTGCCACTTATCTGATTTGCCGCGAAGCAAGACCCGATGTCACCGTTTTGCTGAGCGGCCAGGGAGCGGATGAAATCTTCGGCGGGTACCGCGTCCACCTGGGAGACCGCTTAAGCAAATGGCTCAGGCTTATTCCCGCGTTTGCCCGTCGCGGTCTAAGATCCAGTCTGGCGAGCTTAGGGTCGAAGAAAGCCTCAATCCCTGGAGTACAACCGGGATTTGTGCTCGCGGCTTCTCGCTACGCCGACCGGCTCCTGCGTACCTCGGAGTTACAGCCCAGAGAGCAATATACCGCTCTGCGCTCTTACTTTACAGAGCAGGAAATGCACGCTCTGGTCACGCCGGAACTCCGAGCTGATAGTGCCGGCCTGCGACTCGGCAGCACCTTCTCCGATTATTTTGACGCCGCTGCTGGCCAGGACTTCCTCAACCAAATGCTCTATGTGGATGCCAAGACTTTCCTGGCGGAGTTCAATCTTTGCTACTCCGATCGCCTCAGCATGGCCTGTTCTTTGGAAGTGAGAGTGCCTTTTCTCGACAATGAGATCGTAGATTTCATGGGTCGTGTTCCTCCGACGATGAAGATCAAGGGTCTCACGCAAAAACATATTCTGCGGAAAGCAATGAAAGGACGCCTTCCCAAAGCCGTGCTCCGCCGCCGCAAGGCTGGATTTGGATTGCCGGCGCGTTCTTGGCTGCGAAATGAATTGCGGGAGATGGTCGGCGACCTGCTGTCCCCGGAGCGCGTACGCCGTAGAGGCCTGTTTAATCCGGCAGTGATCTCCAACTTTATCGAGATGAACAATTCCGGAAAGCGTGATTACACCATGCAGCTCTGGGCATTGCTCAGCCTCGAGCTATGGCAAGAGACATTTGTTGATCAGACATCCTCCAAGCCGATGGAAAGCATGTTCGTATAG
- a CDS encoding glycosyltransferase produces MIKAEPEYGIAGESVICFAGEDWWYHHPHSKNHICKRLARQNKVLFVNSITMGPPAISNPDFFLKVRRKLKSYLRWLRKAPEGLYVFSPISIPLYGWRPLRALNRWLLILQLRLVMLLCGIHRPVVWVAIPAAADVVDHLGAKLVLYQVSDKYDAAEDSALAPSIVREMDRRLKEKAAVVMYSGRKLFQEAEVPHRYFLEQAVDFDRFAEPPAEAAEDIANLSHPLLGYFGYMDFVMDTELIEELARLRPEWHWALIGSKSNLVNISHPNVHFLGKKSYSELPKYIRPVDVFVLPWRQDNQFTNYGSAIKVREYLATGKPVVISPLYEYLNTPGVRIYRTTQEFIAAVEDALGNDSQSDRQLRQSTVRDCTWDVRSRQVGEMVRSLLQSPRTDWSEQSVNHVAAVTAAAPSSRMVSAQEQVR; encoded by the coding sequence GTGATTAAAGCTGAGCCGGAATACGGGATTGCCGGAGAGTCCGTCATCTGTTTCGCCGGGGAAGACTGGTGGTATCACCATCCCCATTCGAAGAACCACATCTGCAAGCGTCTGGCCAGGCAGAACAAAGTCCTGTTTGTGAATTCCATTACCATGGGGCCGCCGGCTATTTCGAATCCGGATTTTTTTCTTAAGGTCCGTCGCAAGCTTAAGAGCTATCTCCGTTGGCTTCGGAAGGCGCCTGAGGGACTGTACGTATTTAGTCCGATTTCTATTCCGCTTTATGGGTGGCGACCCTTACGGGCCCTCAATCGTTGGCTTCTGATACTGCAACTGCGGCTGGTGATGCTGCTGTGTGGAATACATCGGCCGGTGGTCTGGGTGGCCATCCCGGCCGCGGCGGATGTTGTTGATCACTTGGGAGCGAAATTGGTTTTGTATCAGGTTTCAGATAAATACGATGCCGCCGAAGACAGCGCCCTAGCGCCCAGCATTGTCCGCGAGATGGACCGCCGATTGAAAGAAAAGGCCGCCGTGGTGATGTATTCAGGACGGAAGCTCTTTCAAGAAGCGGAGGTGCCTCATCGGTATTTTCTGGAGCAGGCGGTGGATTTCGACCGTTTCGCGGAACCCCCCGCGGAAGCCGCTGAAGACATTGCCAACTTGTCGCATCCGCTCCTCGGGTATTTCGGATACATGGATTTTGTTATGGATACCGAACTCATCGAGGAACTGGCGCGGCTTCGGCCTGAATGGCACTGGGCGTTGATCGGGAGTAAATCAAATCTGGTCAACATCTCTCATCCCAACGTTCATTTTCTTGGGAAGAAATCCTATTCCGAGTTGCCGAAGTATATCCGTCCGGTTGACGTATTTGTCCTGCCGTGGAGGCAAGACAACCAATTTACCAATTACGGAAGCGCTATTAAGGTTCGGGAATACCTGGCAACCGGAAAGCCAGTGGTCATCTCACCGCTGTACGAATATCTGAACACCCCAGGCGTGCGTATTTATCGCACTACCCAGGAATTTATAGCCGCGGTCGAGGACGCTCTTGGCAACGACTCGCAAAGTGACCGCCAACTGCGGCAGTCCACGGTCCGCGATTGCACCTGGGACGTGCGCTCAAGGCAGGTTGGAGAAATGGTTCGCTCGCTCTTGCAGTCGCCTCGAACCGATTGGTCAGAACAATCTGTCAACCACGTGGCCGCCGTAACCGCTGCAGCTCCCTCCTCGAGGATGGTTTCAGCGCAAGAACAAGTCCGATAA